Proteins from a genomic interval of Cyclopterus lumpus isolate fCycLum1 chromosome 18, fCycLum1.pri, whole genome shotgun sequence:
- the gal3st4 gene encoding galactose-3-O-sulfotransferase 4: MLFRRRARMLRWLVRGRVGPVWMWKALLLFVAIGFAGQLLGVIFNKSSVQTAGRSIFTSPDAQGPSLGSCQPHTHIMFLKTHKTASSTVLNMLSRFGEERDLHFALPLGYQLGYPLPFNAHRVKGYRGPRAVEFHIMGNHMRFNKPEVEKVMPADTFYFSIIRNPVALAESSFAYYKEVAPAFRKAKTLGDFADDPKKYYDPRLRNNHYARNLLLFDFGMDHNANFSATLAQRAEEMIRQTFRLILVSEYFDQSMILLRHGLCWPLDAVVSFSLNARQQKLSGIGGMNGGWVGKVATAAGVGGKGGRSQAKTLTNVTEEQREKLRQWNALDWHLYKSFNRTFWEEINRFGLAQMEEEVALLRMRREELAQVCLRDGGKPVEAHRIRDRNIRPYQSGLVKILGYELQPGLDNATRTACLRMIRPEIQYKDVLDAKQFPRPVAAQAQPEAQNQVLAVAAGGSLLRQDSSRTGERPVGGGAAGRTVEEGERDWDGNRLMRRNQTLIGGQDKGRLS; encoded by the exons GATGTTGCGGTGGCTGGTTCGTGGTCGGGTGGGTCCAGTCTGGATGTGGAAAGCGCTGCTGCTCTTCGTTGCCATTGGCTTCGCTGGCCAGCTGTTGGGGGTCATCTTCAACAAGAG cagtgTCCAGACAGCTGGTCGCTCTATCTTCACATCCCCTGATGCCCAGGGGCCCTCTCTGGGCTCCTGTCAGCCCCACACCCACATCATGTTCCTCAAGACCCACAAGACGGCCAGCAGCACCGTGCTGAACATGCTGTCCCGCTTTGGGGAGGAGCGAGACCTCCACTTCGCCTTGCCACTGGGCTACCAGCTGGGCTACCCGCTCCCCTTCAACGCCCACAGGGTCAAAGGTTACCGAGGTCCCAGGGCCGTGGAGTTCCACATCATGGGCAATCACATGAGATTTAACAAGCCCGAG gtggagaaggtgatgCCTGCAGACACGTTCTATTTCTCCATCATCAGGAACCCGGTCGCTCTGGCTGAGTCCTCCTTCGCCTATTATAAAGAGGTAGCGCCTGCCTTTCGGAAAGCCAAGACCTTGGGCGACTTTGCTGACGACCCTAAGAAGTACTACGACCCTCGTCTCCGCAACAACCACTACGCCCGCAACCTGTTGCTGTTTGACTTTGGCATGGACCACAATGCCAATTTCTCGGCGACGCTGGCTCAGCGCGCCGAGGAAATGATCCGCCAGACCTTCAGGTTGATTCTGGTGTCCGAGTACTTTGACCAGTCCATGATCCTGCTGAGACACGGCCTCTGCTGGCCGCTGGACGCCGTTGTCTCGTTCAGCCTCAATGCCCGGCAGCAGAAGCTCAGCGGCATCGGGGGGATGAACGGTGGCTGGGTGGGCAAAGTGGCGACGGCGGCCGGTGTCGGTGGAAAAGGGGGACGCTCACAAGCCAAGACACTGACCAATGTAACGGAGGAGCAGCGGGAGAAGCTGCGGCAGTGGAACGCCCTGGACTGGCATTTATACAAATCTTTCAACCGGACCTTCTGGGAAGAAATAAACCGGTTCGGTCTCGcccagatggaggaggaagtagCTCTTCTCAGGATGCGGCGGGAAGAGTTGGCCCAGGTTTGTCTCAGGGACGGCGGAAAGCCTGTGGAGGCGCATCGGATCCGAGACAGAAACATCCGCCCGTACCAGAGTGGGTTGGTGAAGATTCTCGGCTACGAGCTCCAGCCAGGGCTGGACAACGCCACAAGGACGGCCTGCCTGAGGATGATCCGGCCCGAGATACAGTACAAAGACGTGCTGGATGCAAAGCAGTTCCCGCGGCCTGTGGCGGCCCAAGCCCAGCCTGAGGCCCAGAACCAGGTTCTGGCGGTCGCAGCCGGCGGCTCTCTTTTAAGACAAGACTCGTCCAGGACAGGAGAGAGGCcggtgggtgggggggctgcggggagaactgtggaggagggggagagagactgGGACGGAAACCGCTTAATGAGGAGGAACCAGACTTTGATAGGGGGGCAAGATAAAGGACGATTGAGTTGA